In Oncorhynchus gorbuscha isolate QuinsamMale2020 ecotype Even-year unplaced genomic scaffold, OgorEven_v1.0 Un_scaffold_1034, whole genome shotgun sequence, a genomic segment contains:
- the f7l gene encoding coagulation factor VII: MESSTTTDALKVKLRHIILLALYIPACTGLPGAPVTLSTQEANEVLHHQRSRRANSLLEELRLGDLERECLEEQCGYEEAREIFTLPEQLDEFWKSYSVVDQCESGPCLNGATCVGQVNTYICICLPGFDGRNCGQTLMNSYDGCLYRNGGCEHFCTEFPDLSHHCHCAPGYSLDNDSSSCIPQVPFPCGRIVKTFRPGPRIVKGTICPKGECPWQVMLEYMNEYKCGGILLAPHWILTAAHCMWHTTASHWQVTVGEHNRAKKEGTEQVRRVTRMLIHPQYNHTSTDRDLSLLYLKREVVLGPFVVPVCLPALDGSFGRTLGAMRTSVVSGWGRLAQSGPPSTLLQRLEVPRVPLQECRTTGLNVTMNMLCAGFRDGKKDACQGDSGGPLVTRYKNTWFLTGVVSWGKGCAQEDVYGIYTRVSNFLDWINQTMATG, translated from the exons AGTGACCCTGAGCACACAGGAGGCCAATGAGGTGCTCCATCATCAGCGGTCGCGGCGTGCTAACAGCCTGCTGGAGGAGCTGAGACTgggagacctggagagagagtgTCTGGAGGAGCAATGTGGCTACGAGGAGGCACGGGAGATCTTCACCCTCCCCGAACAATTG GATGAGTTCTGGAAGAGCTACTCAG TGGTGGATCAGTGTGAGTCTGGCCCCTGCTTGAATGGGGCTACCTGTGTAGGTCAGGTGAACACCTACATCTGCATATGTCTCCCTGGGTTTGATGGACGAAACTGTGGCCAAA CCTTGATGAACTCTTATGATGGTTGTCTGTACAGAAATGGGGGATGTGAGCACTTCTGTACAGAGTTTCCAGACCTGTCTCACCATTGTCACTGTGCCCCTGGGTACAGCCTGGACAATGACAGCAGTAGCTGCATACCCCAAG tTCCGTTTCCCTGTGGAAGAATTGTGAAAACGTTCAGGCCCGGGCCCCGAATTGTGAAAGGCACAATTTGTCCTAAGGGAGAGTGCCCATGGCAG GTTATGCTGGAGTACATGAATGAATATAAATGTGGGGGGATCCTCTTGGCTCCACATTGGATCCTTACTGCTGCCCACTGTATGTGGCACACGACTGCCTCCCATTGGCAAGTCACAGTGG GTGAACACAACCGTGCGAAGAAGGAGGGCACAGAACAGGTTCGCCGGGTGACGAGGATGCTGATCCACCCCCAATACAACCACACCTCCACAGACCGGGACCTGTCTCTGCTCTACCTCAAGAGGGAAGTAGTGCTTGGACCCTTCGTGGTGCCTGTGTGCTTGCCCGCCTTGGACGGCTCCTTCGGGCGCACACTGGGGGCCATGCGCACCTCCGTGGTGAGTGGCTGGGGCCGCCTGGCTCAGTCGGGACCCCCGTCCACTCTGCTCCAGAGGCTGGAGGTTCCTCGGGTCCCCCTACAGGAGTGTCGCACCACAGGCCTCAATGTGACCATGAACATGCTGTGTGCTGGGTTCAGGGATGGGAAAAAGGATGCGTGCCAGGGGGACAGCGGAGGGCCCCTGGTCACCCGCTACAAGAACACCTGGTTTCTGACGGGAGTGGTGAGCTGGGGTAAAGGGTGCGCCCAAGAGGACGTCTATGGAATCTATACCCGCGTATCTAACTTCCTGGACTGGATCAATCAGACCATGGCGACCGGCTGA